The Kordia sp. SMS9 DNA window ATGACGGACGTATCAAACCAGATATTGCAGCACATGGACAAGAACAAGTTTCTACGACAGGAAACAACGGATACCAAACATTTGGAGGAACTTCTGGAGCAGCACCAGGAATTGCAGGTGTAGCAGCGCAACTATACGAAGCATATGCATTGTTAAACGGCGGAAATTTACCCGATTCTGGATTGATCAAAGCAGCGATGTTAAATACAGCGAACGATTACGGAAATACAGGACCTGACTACAGATTTGGTTGGGGAATGGTAAATGCATTAAGAGCAGCAATGTTAATTGAAGATGGACGTTACTTAGATGCAACGGTAACGCAAGGAAACAGTAACAATCACTCCATTACAGTACCAGCAAATACAAGAGAAGTTCGTTTTATGGTATACTGGGACGATGTTCCAGCAGCAGCAGGCGCAACATCAGCTTTGGTAAATGACCTAGATTTATTAGTGACAGATCCTAACAGTACTACATACCAACCTTGGATTTTAGATTCCTCACCAATTGCATCTTTCTTAAACTTTCCAGCGGCACCAGGAACGGATCGTTTGAATAATATGGAACAAGTAGCGATTACCAATCCAACAGCAGGAACGTATACTATTAACGTTAATGGATTAAATGTTCCTTTTGGACCACAAAAATATCACGTAGTATATGAAATCATTACAGACGGAATTACACTTACGTATCCAATAGGAGGAGAAAAGTTAACCTCAGGTGCTTCGACTGTAATTCACTGGGATTTTAATAATTTGGCAAACTCTACCACAGTACTTGAATTTTCTGGAGACAATGGAGCTAGTTGGTCAAGCATTGTGAGTTTAGCTTCTTCAGCCAGAAACTTTACATGGTCTATTCCGAGTAATTTAACTTCAGGAGAATGTATGATTCGTGTTACAAACGGTAGCTTTAGTAGTCAATCACCAGTAGCTTTCTCTGTGGCGCCACAAGCAACAGGAGTTGCTATTTCTCAAATATGTCCCGACGGTGTTACTCTATCTTGGAACGCAGTTTCAGGTGCAAGTTCATACGATATTTACCTCTTAGGAGAAAAGTATATGGAAGTAGCTGCCAATACTACAGCCACTAGCATGACAGTTCCTGTACCAAATCCTTTAGATCCAGTTTGGGTAGCAGTGAGCGCTAAAGGCGGAAACGGCTGGGAATCGTTACGAACGAATGCTATAAATGTGAATGGTGGAGGATTATTCAATTGTCCATTAGCGCAAGATTTAGCGGTGACGACTATCAATAACATAGAAGATGATTTTAACATACTTTGTAATACAGCGCCAATTATTATTTCGGCAGCTTTACAAAATGATGGAACGGATGCACAATCAAACTTTACAGTATCGTATCAAATAGGTTCGGGAACTGTAGTGCAAGAAACCTTTACAAATACGTTGGCTTCTGGAGCAAATACAGTGTATAACTTTACCACACCTGCTACAGTGACCGCAAATGGAGATACAACGCTTCGTGTGTGGACTTCCTTGACAGGAGATCAATTCCTCATTAATGACGAGCAAACGCTAGACTTCAGAGCACTTGTTTCTGGAACGACCATTGATTTCTTAGAAGACTTGAACGCTTCTACAGCATTGCCACAAGATTGGACAATTACAAATCCAGATTCGCAAACGACTTGGCAAATTAGTCAAAATATTGTTGGAGCAGACGGAAACCCTTCCAACGCCTTTTTCATTGATGGATATAATTATAACAATGCAGGAGGTGCGCTGGATACGTTTACAACAGAGTATTTCAATACAATAGTTAATCCAGACGCAACGTTACTATTCAATATTTCAAAAGCACAATACGGTCCTGGTTTTAGTGATGGTTTACGTGTGGAAGTTTCTACAGATTGTGGCGTATCTTTTACAGAAGTGTACTTTAAAGATGGCGGCAATTTAGCCACGGTTCCAAACACAACAAACCTTTGGGAACCAACAGATGCTTCACACTGGAGAGAAGAAATTGTAGACTTAACTCCGTATGTTGGAAACAATATTCTCTTACGATTTGTAAATATCAACGATTTTAGTAACAGTACTTTTATTGATGATATCAGAGT harbors:
- a CDS encoding S8 family serine peptidase, whose translation is MKKITLAKRFAGSFIPLLVALLLLNTTFLTAQNTVYFQDEVITMPNNISTFTWNSMPESAKLDGGYFAWVRFSETPVQAIQNDFAQRNLRLIEYYPDKTYLVHVPENTEVSYLQEAGIISVIPVDNNVKKSSQIKLNNIDDHAMEGNSMVVMLEYHDFIDKSYIKRTLSNINAVIIKEDYSSSNYLQVAIPTSQVDAVVSKPFVKWIELIPPPAILEDVRGRSIHRSSNLDSQTPTGRNYTGEGVGLLVRDDGVVGPHIDFQGRLNTVTTANTGTHGDGVSGIMTGAGNLNPSFRGMAAGSDVYVTTIAVSFLDGPTVDLFNDGTVQISNNSYGTTCNGGYTSAARTVDTQISTIPSALHVFSAGNSGGSNCGYGAGAGWGNITGGAKQGKNGIAVANTFFNGSLANSSSRGPAYDGRIKPDIAAHGQEQVSTTGNNGYQTFGGTSGAAPGIAGVAAQLYEAYALLNGGNLPDSGLIKAAMLNTANDYGNTGPDYRFGWGMVNALRAAMLIEDGRYLDATVTQGNSNNHSITVPANTREVRFMVYWDDVPAAAGATSALVNDLDLLVTDPNSTTYQPWILDSSPIASFLNFPAAPGTDRLNNMEQVAITNPTAGTYTINVNGLNVPFGPQKYHVVYEIITDGITLTYPIGGEKLTSGASTVIHWDFNNLANSTTVLEFSGDNGASWSSIVSLASSARNFTWSIPSNLTSGECMIRVTNGSFSSQSPVAFSVAPQATGVAISQICPDGVTLSWNAVSGASSYDIYLLGEKYMEVAANTTATSMTVPVPNPLDPVWVAVSAKGGNGWESLRTNAINVNGGGLFNCPLAQDLAVTTINNIEDDFNILCNTAPIIISAALQNDGTDAQSNFTVSYQIGSGTVVQETFTNTLASGANTVYNFTTPATVTANGDTTLRVWTSLTGDQFLINDEQTLDFRALVSGTTIDFLEDLNASTALPQDWTITNPDSQTTWQISQNIVGADGNPSNAFFIDGYNYNNAGGALDTFTTEYFNTIVNPDATLLFNISKAQYGPGFSDGLRVEVSTDCGVSFTEVYFKDGGNLATVPNTTNLWEPTDASHWREEIVDLTPYVGNNILLRFVNINDFSNSTFIDDIRVETTLSLGENTLEKAITMYPNPATNNVDIAINTTIGNTYEIELLNSIGQTITKINETRFSASAQQKLDVSGFDTGLYFVKIKVGDQVVTKKLIVN